From Orcinus orca chromosome 3, mOrcOrc1.1, whole genome shotgun sequence, a single genomic window includes:
- the LOC125963961 gene encoding sterile alpha motif domain-containing protein 1-like, with protein MSSPGQEICVQGAKEKCPGRQQRLRGLGGGGARLQPAPKGSPGDSRLEARRRDSDRGSREEEPETFPFSDIKATSHQADPLSSLGLKKRVSQGPGISGNGPEGATSLHPGGEEAGRSGSAGAGLRGGGGRQGTAEPSPERDANRQTRKKVNKGHAPCRRPAGAHPPLRPPPVHFHSQRFSPAGLPRSPGGGGCPRPPARAPRAGAAHPPYSPGKGIPRPSKKLCLICAEPPRPGAEHAAPACRARVHPARRGGDRAEAVAPGRCLGPDRLHVSPAQGHVHRLSPVRRPDVLRINKINSGRQEGR; from the exons atgag TAGCCCAGGGCAGGAGATCTGCGTTCAAGGTGCTAAGGAAAAATGTCCCGGCCGGCAGCAAAGGTTAAGGGGATTGGGAGGGGGTGGCGCGCGCCTCCAGCCTGCCCCTAAAGGCAGTCCGGGGGACAGCAGGCTGGAGGCGCGCCGGCGTGATTCTGACCGCGGGAGCCGGGAGGAGGAGCCGGAG ACATTCCCCTTTTCTGACATTAAAGCTACGAGTCATCAAGCTGACCCCCTCTCATCCCTTGGCCTGAAGAAGAGGGTGTCTCAGGGCCCAGGGATAAGCGGGAATGGACCGGAGGGAGCCACAAGTCTGCACCCAGGCGGGGAGGAGGCGGGCAGGAGCGGCTCCGCAGGCGCAG GGCTCAGGGGTGGAGGCGGACGGCAGGGGACTGCAGAACCGTCCCCAGAGCGGGACGCGAACCGGCAGACTCGGAAGAAGGTAAACAAGGGCCACGCCCCCTGCCGTCGCCCCGCGGGCGCGCACCCGCCGCTCCGGCCGCCGCCGGTACATTTCCACTCCCAGCGCTTCTCCCCCGCTGGACTCCCGCGCAGCCCTGGAGGGGGGGGCTGCCCCCGACCCCCAGCCCGCGCCCCCCGCGCTGGGGCTGCGCACCCTCCATACTCACCTGGAAAGGGTATCCCCCGCCCCTCCAAAAAACTGTGCTTAATTTGTGCAGAGCCTCCGCGTCCGGGAGCTGAGCATGCTGCCCCCGCGTGCAGAGCCCGCGTGCACCCAGCCCGGAGAGGGGGCGACAGGGCGGAGGCGGTGGCCCCCGGAAGGTGTCTGGGACCGGACCGGCTGCACGTGAGCCCAGCGCAGGGTCATGTGCACCGGCTCAGCCCGGTTCGGCGCCCGGACGTGCTGCGTATCAACAAAATAAACTCGGGGAGACAGGAGGGCAGATAG